From Treponema sp. OMZ 787:
GGGATGCCCTGAAATATAAAAGCCCATAAGCTCTTTTTCGAGTCTGAGTTTTTCCTTTTTGGGAAACTCTTCGATTTTTTCAAAGACAAAGTCCGAAAACTCTTTTATGCCGGAACCTTCAAACAGACTACCCTGCCCCATGCTTGCATTTTCTTTTTTTTGGGAAGCGTAGGCGGCAGCCCCATCCAAGTTTACCATCAAGGTAGAACGCTCCTGCCCTAAGCCGTCAAAGCAGCCCGTTTTAATCATAACTTCAAGATTCCGCTTGTTTTGAGTGTGAAGATCGTTCCTCTCCAAAAAATCGATAAAAGATTTATACTTTCCGTTTTTTTCGCGTTCTTCTGCAAGCTCATGAGCAGCCTGCATTCCGACACCCTTTATACCCAAAAGACCGAAAATAATATTCCCGTCGGGTGAAACGCTAAAATAAGGATCGGAAGAATTGACATGCGGCGGAAGAATTTTAAGCCCCATCTTTTCGGCTTCGGCAATGTATTCTGGAAGTTTATCTGTCGAGGTAATTTCATTGGTCAAGTTAGCGGCCATAAATTCTGCCGGAAAATGAGCCTTTAGATAGGCCGTCTGAAAGGCCAAAACCGAATAGGCTGCTGCATGACTCTTGTTAAAACCATAGCCTGCAAAGGGAATAAGAATTTCAAAGATTCTATCTGCATCTTCTTTGCTAAAACCCTTCGCTTCTGCACCCTTGATAAATTTCTCTTTTTCGGTTTTCATAACCTCGATTTTTTTCTTTCCCATAGCACGGCGGAGAATATCGGCTTGGCCGAGGGAGTAGCCAGCTATTCTTTGGGCGACCTGCATAACCTGTTCCTGATAAACGATAACCCCGTAGGTTTCGGCCAATATGTCTTCAAGGCAGGGATCAGGATATTTTATTTTTGAATTATCGAATTTTGATTCGATAAACTGATTGATATAATCCATAGGCCCCGGACGGTACAAGGCGTTTAAAGCGATTAAGTCTTCCATTTTTGAAGGCTTTGCCCGCTTTAAAATATTTTGCATTCCCTGACTTTCAAATTGAAATACGGCAGCGGCCTTTCCTTCACTCAACATTTTAAAAGTTTCCGGATCGGAATAATCAATATCGCCTATCGAAAATTTTTTCCATTCCCCGCCCCTCTTATGAATGAGGTCTTCAGTGTGCTTTATGAGGGTTAAGGTTTTTAAGCCCAAAAAGTCCATCTTTACAAGGCCGCAGTTTTCGATTAGGTCCATCGTAAACTGAGTGGCAACCTTTCCGGTTTTTGAATCCTTGTACAAGGGAACATAGTCGGTTAAGGCCGTCTTACCTATAACTATCCCAGCAGCATGAAGGCTTGTGTTTCTGTTACGCCCTTCAAGAGCTATGCTTATTTCAAAAAGCTCCTTGTATTGCGTGTCTTCTGCCATTTCTTTTAATTCGGGAACCACATCAACGGCGTATTTTAAGGTAACCTCTTTTACTCCGTCAGTTAGGGGCTTGGGCGGTATGAGCTTTGTAATGGCGTTTACATCGGCAAGCGGAATATTTAAAACCCGCCCCACATCTTTTACTACAGCCTTAGGCTTTAAGGTTCCGAAGGTAATGATTTGGCCGACATTTTCATCCCCGTATTTTTGGCGAACATAGTCTATTACCTCCTGCCGTCTTTCGAAGCAAAAGTCTACATCGAAGTCGGGCATCGAAACCCGTTCTGGATTTAAAAAGCGCTCAAAAAGTAGATTGTATTTTAGGGGATCTATATCGGTAATCCTCATAGAGTATGCGAGGATTGAGCCGGCTCCCGAACCGCGCCCCGGGCCTACGGGTACACCGTTATTTTTTGCCCAGTTTATAAAATCCCAAACAATTAAAAAATAACCGACAAAGTCCATCTTTATGACTATATCGAGTTCATAGTTAAGTCTTTCCTTGATTTCATCGGTAATAACGGAATAACGCTTTTTTAAGCCTTCTTCGGCCAGATGCCTGATATAGTCTTCTTTTGAACTGAAGTCTTCAGGGATTTGGTATATAGGGAGAATGGGGCCTGGAAGAGGAATTTCCAGATTACACATTTCGGCAATGCGGACAGTGTTCAAAATTGCCTCAGGATATTCTGGAAAGAGCTTAGCCATTTCTTCTCCCGACTTAAAATAAAATTCGCTTCCCTCAAACTGCATACGGTTGGTATCGGTTCTAAGTTTTTTCATTCCGATACACATCAAGATATCTTGAGCTATATAATCTTTTTGTTCTATATAGTGAATGTCGTTTGTAAGAACTAAGGGAACACCTACCTTGCGGGCCATTTCGATTAAGAGCTTGGAAGCCTTTTTTTCTTCTTTTAGTCCATGGTCTTGAAGCTCTATAAAATAATTTTCCGCACCGAAAATTTCACGGTATTTGCGTACATGGGCCTCAGCCTTTTCCTTTTCTCCGTTTAGTAAAAGAACAGGAAGCTCTCCTGCAAGACAGGCCGACAAGCATATAAGCCCTTCGGAGTGCTGTGCTAAAATTTCATCATCTATGCGGGGCTTATAATACATCCCCTCAGTATATCCCTTAGAACAAAGCACCATTAAGTTGCGGTATCCTGTTTCGTTCTTTGCCAATAAAATCAGGTGATAGTATTTTTTTCCGCCCGGAGTTTCTTTTTTTTCAAACCGGCTTTCGGGAGCAACATAGACCTCGCAGCCGATTATGGGCTTTATATTTTTTTCTTTACAGGCATTATAAAAATTTATAACGCCGAACATATTGCCGTGGTCAGTCAAGGCAAGAGCAGTCTGCCCCAGCTGCTCGGCCTTTGCCGCGAGCCCCTTAACCGAAGCGGCTCCGTCCAAAAGAGAAAAATCTGAATGAACATGAAGATGAACAAAATCGACAGCCATAAGGCTTTAAGACTACCACAAAAGGCCCTTTTTTGCAAGGCTTGAAGAAAATTTTATTTAATTGTCAAGTTAATTGTTTTATGCTATACTCTTTTTATGAGTGATAACAGAAAAATGCCCATCGGCATTCAAAGTTTTGAAAAACTTATAACAAACGGCTTTGTTTATGTCGATAAAACCCAATATATATGGAATTTGGTTAAGGATCCCATTCCATACTTTTTAAGCCGTCCGCGCCGTTTTGGGAAAAGTCTTCTTCTTTCTACATTAAAAGCTTACTTCCTCGGTCAAAAAGAGCTGTTTAAGGGCTTGGTTATCGAAAAACTTGAAGAGAGAGAAAAAACTAACAGAGAAATCTGGCATAAATATCCGGTACTTCACTTAGACTTTAATCTTTCAAAATATGAAACAAGGGAAGATTTGGAAAGTATTTTAAACACACATCTTTCTTTATGGGAAAAGGAATATGGAACTGAGACTTCAGAGACCTCATTTGTAACACGTTTTGCAGGACTTATCCGCCGTGCCTATGAAAAAACAGGCAAACAGACTGTTATTCTAATTGATGAGTACGATAAACCCCTCCTTCAAACTATGTGGAAGGATGAAGCTTTAAACGAAACATATAAAACAATTTTAAAGGGATTTTTCGGGGTAATAAAAAGCTCAGACCAATATCTACGTTTTGCCTTTTTAACCGGAGTTACAAAATTCAGTAAGGTAAGCATATTCAGCGATTTAAATAATCTGAGGGATATAAGCCTACTGTCGGATTACTCAGGCCTTTGCGGTATTTCTCAGGAAGAACTTGAAGCTGGTTTCCAGCCTGAAATTAAAAATCTTGCAGAAAATAACAAAATGAGCTATGAAGAAACTCTTGCAAAGTTAAAACAAAGATATGACGGCTACCTTTTTGCAAGAAATGGAAAAGCAATGTACAATCCCTTTAGCCTTTTAAATGTTTTTGCTTCCCGGGAATTTTCAAGTTATTGGTTTTCAACCGGAACACCAACCTTCTTGGTTGAATACTTAAAAAAAGCCTATTACAATATTCCGGACCTCGATGGAAATATCAAGATAAATGAAGCCGGTTTAGAAACTTATAGAGCCGAGACCGGAAATCCCTTACCCATCTTGTTTCAATCTGGCTATTTAAGCATTAAAGAGTATCACGATTTTTCAAGACTGTACCGTTTGGGCTTTCCGAATGATGAGGTACGCTTCGGATTTTTAGATAACCTGCTTCCGGCCTACACTTCGATAAGAACCGACAAAACAGGTCTTTCTATTTGGGAATTTTACGAGCAAATTGAAGCCGGAGATATAGATAGCTTCATGCAAAAAATGAAGGGAATAATATCCGGAATTCCTTATGATAACCTAACCGAAAAAAAATTAACCTTGCGTGAGCAAAATTATCAGACAGCCGTTTATCTTGTATTCGCATTGATGAACCAGTTTGTGCATACGGAAGTGCATTGTTCAACAGGACGAGCTGACTGTATTGTTGAATTCAAAGATAAGGTTTATATTTTTAAGTTTAAGCTCTCATCAAGCGGCTCAGCCGAAGATGCATTAAAACAAATCAAAGATAAAAACTATTCCGGCAAATCTTTAGGCAGCGGTAAACAGACAATAGCCGTAGGAGCAAGCTTTGATGAAGAAAAAAGGACGATTAAGGACTGGGCGGTAGATAGCTTGTAATGATTATCAGGGCAGATTAACAGCTTCCGTTTCCTGCACATATTATATTTATTTTTTTATGTTCAAATTTAAATTCCGCTTTTTGCCGTCAGCTTTAATTATATAAGCTTTCAACTGTATAAGCTATATTTATCGAATGAGTATTTACTCTTTTATTTACAATATCAAAATCTGAAGCAGCTTTATTTTGAAGCGAATTGGCATAAATATACTTAAAACCTTTAAACATATTTAAAATAAAACTTTCTTTTTCAATATAGCTTTCTCTCTGTAAACGGCTTTGTGCCTTTAAGACTTCATCAAATTTTTTAGAACTTATAAACAAAGTTAAAAATATACAA
This genomic window contains:
- the dnaE gene encoding DNA polymerase III subunit alpha; its protein translation is MAVDFVHLHVHSDFSLLDGAASVKGLAAKAEQLGQTALALTDHGNMFGVINFYNACKEKNIKPIIGCEVYVAPESRFEKKETPGGKKYYHLILLAKNETGYRNLMVLCSKGYTEGMYYKPRIDDEILAQHSEGLICLSACLAGELPVLLLNGEKEKAEAHVRKYREIFGAENYFIELQDHGLKEEKKASKLLIEMARKVGVPLVLTNDIHYIEQKDYIAQDILMCIGMKKLRTDTNRMQFEGSEFYFKSGEEMAKLFPEYPEAILNTVRIAEMCNLEIPLPGPILPIYQIPEDFSSKEDYIRHLAEEGLKKRYSVITDEIKERLNYELDIVIKMDFVGYFLIVWDFINWAKNNGVPVGPGRGSGAGSILAYSMRITDIDPLKYNLLFERFLNPERVSMPDFDVDFCFERRQEVIDYVRQKYGDENVGQIITFGTLKPKAVVKDVGRVLNIPLADVNAITKLIPPKPLTDGVKEVTLKYAVDVVPELKEMAEDTQYKELFEISIALEGRNRNTSLHAAGIVIGKTALTDYVPLYKDSKTGKVATQFTMDLIENCGLVKMDFLGLKTLTLIKHTEDLIHKRGGEWKKFSIGDIDYSDPETFKMLSEGKAAAVFQFESQGMQNILKRAKPSKMEDLIALNALYRPGPMDYINQFIESKFDNSKIKYPDPCLEDILAETYGVIVYQEQVMQVAQRIAGYSLGQADILRRAMGKKKIEVMKTEKEKFIKGAEAKGFSKEDADRIFEILIPFAGYGFNKSHAAAYSVLAFQTAYLKAHFPAEFMAANLTNEITSTDKLPEYIAEAEKMGLKILPPHVNSSDPYFSVSPDGNIIFGLLGIKGVGMQAAHELAEEREKNGKYKSFIDFLERNDLHTQNKRNLEVMIKTGCFDGLGQERSTLMVNLDGAAAYASQKKENASMGQGSLFEGSGIKEFSDFVFEKIEEFPKKEKLRLEKELMGFYISGHPLDEYRKVIDNSATLDISHLARATSKKRYVLVGMLTGVRQHQTKKGAAMGFGAFEDLNGTIDLVFFPKTWEKYRAVLLPETVCGFAGSIDNSDGESHSFLVDEVLEIDKLQQKALSEVHIELDENVTSAKELTGLKDFLYERSGNCDVYIHAKDEDKAYIIKASPQIRIPSAPEFIEELSMQFGVAQIWLE
- a CDS encoding ATP-binding protein; the encoded protein is MSDNRKMPIGIQSFEKLITNGFVYVDKTQYIWNLVKDPIPYFLSRPRRFGKSLLLSTLKAYFLGQKELFKGLVIEKLEEREKTNREIWHKYPVLHLDFNLSKYETREDLESILNTHLSLWEKEYGTETSETSFVTRFAGLIRRAYEKTGKQTVILIDEYDKPLLQTMWKDEALNETYKTILKGFFGVIKSSDQYLRFAFLTGVTKFSKVSIFSDLNNLRDISLLSDYSGLCGISQEELEAGFQPEIKNLAENNKMSYEETLAKLKQRYDGYLFARNGKAMYNPFSLLNVFASREFSSYWFSTGTPTFLVEYLKKAYYNIPDLDGNIKINEAGLETYRAETGNPLPILFQSGYLSIKEYHDFSRLYRLGFPNDEVRFGFLDNLLPAYTSIRTDKTGLSIWEFYEQIEAGDIDSFMQKMKGIISGIPYDNLTEKKLTLREQNYQTAVYLVFALMNQFVHTEVHCSTGRADCIVEFKDKVYIFKFKLSSSGSAEDALKQIKDKNYSGKSLGSGKQTIAVGASFDEEKRTIKDWAVDSL